Proteins encoded within one genomic window of Amycolatopsis sp. 2-15:
- a CDS encoding benzoate-CoA ligase family protein, with amino-acid sequence MGGFNAAEYLLSQGRPDAPAVVSARRTLSYAELTDEAHRVASGLRSLGVRPEERVMFCMVDDVELLTGILGAMLAGAVAVPVSTMVTGLELGKVLADSRARVLCVSGEFAAQAVGALAAAPEVTDVLLDRADAAEFSSGVATHAWAELTTVDDLDLEPARTWEDSPALWLYTSGTTGQPKGAMHRHASIRAVCETYAHSILATAPADRFLSVPKLFFAYGLGNSAFFPLAAGGTTLLEPARPTPALFAARARADKPTLFFGVPTFFAGVLASDVPDDSFASVRYAVSAGEPLPATIFTRFRDRFGVEILDGIGSTEALHIFLSNRPGSIRPGSTGTAVPGYAVEIRDENGALIEGTGQPGELFVSGPSTAMGYWARYETTKRVFQGEWLRTGDSYVRNEDGTLTCLGRFGDMLKAGGIWVSPSEVEERLLQHPSVAEVAVVAAPDADGLDKPVACVVAAPGFAVDPDELIEFCRAGLAAFKRPRGVVELPELPKTATGKIRRNVIRDQVRESLLVVPAKP; translated from the coding sequence ATGGGCGGGTTCAACGCAGCCGAATACCTGTTGTCCCAGGGGCGTCCCGACGCACCCGCCGTCGTCTCCGCGCGGCGGACCCTGAGCTACGCCGAGCTCACCGACGAGGCCCACCGGGTCGCGTCGGGCCTGCGTTCCCTGGGCGTGCGCCCGGAAGAACGCGTGATGTTCTGCATGGTCGACGACGTCGAGCTGCTCACGGGCATCCTCGGCGCGATGCTGGCCGGCGCCGTCGCGGTGCCGGTGTCCACTATGGTCACGGGCCTCGAGCTGGGCAAGGTCCTGGCCGACTCGCGGGCGCGCGTGCTGTGCGTGTCCGGGGAGTTCGCCGCGCAGGCCGTCGGTGCGCTGGCGGCCGCGCCGGAGGTCACGGACGTGCTGCTCGACCGCGCGGACGCGGCGGAGTTCTCCTCGGGCGTGGCGACGCACGCGTGGGCCGAACTGACCACTGTGGATGATCTGGACCTGGAACCCGCTCGCACGTGGGAGGATTCGCCCGCGCTGTGGCTGTACACGTCGGGCACGACGGGGCAGCCGAAGGGCGCGATGCACCGGCACGCGAGCATCCGCGCGGTGTGCGAGACCTACGCGCATTCGATCCTGGCGACGGCGCCGGCCGACCGGTTCCTGTCCGTGCCGAAGCTGTTTTTCGCCTACGGCTTGGGGAATTCCGCGTTCTTCCCGCTCGCCGCCGGCGGCACGACGCTGCTGGAACCCGCGCGGCCGACACCGGCCTTGTTCGCCGCCCGCGCTCGCGCCGACAAGCCGACGTTGTTCTTCGGCGTGCCGACGTTCTTCGCCGGCGTGCTGGCCAGCGACGTCCCGGACGACTCGTTCGCCTCGGTGCGCTACGCCGTGTCGGCCGGGGAACCGTTGCCCGCCACCATTTTCACGCGTTTCCGCGACCGTTTCGGCGTCGAGATCCTCGACGGGATCGGCTCCACGGAAGCATTGCACATCTTTCTGTCCAACCGCCCGGGCTCGATCCGGCCGGGCAGCACGGGGACCGCTGTGCCGGGCTACGCCGTGGAGATCCGCGACGAGAACGGCGCGCTCATCGAGGGCACAGGGCAGCCGGGTGAGCTGTTCGTGTCGGGCCCGTCGACGGCGATGGGCTACTGGGCGCGGTACGAGACCACCAAACGCGTGTTCCAGGGCGAGTGGCTGCGCACGGGCGACAGCTATGTCCGCAACGAGGACGGCACGCTGACTTGCCTGGGCCGCTTCGGCGACATGCTGAAGGCGGGCGGGATCTGGGTGTCACCGTCCGAAGTGGAGGAACGACTGCTGCAGCACCCGTCCGTCGCCGAGGTGGCGGTGGTGGCCGCGCCGGACGCGGACGGCCTCGACAAGCCGGTGGCGTGCGTCGTCGCGGCGCCCGGCTTCGCCGTGGACCCGGACGAGCTGATCGAGTTCTGCCGCGCGGGTCTGGCGGCGTTCAAGCGTCCGCGCGGCGTGGTGGAGCTGCCGGAGCTGCCGAAGACGGCGACGGGCAAGATTCGCCGCAATGTGATCCGCGACCAGGTGCGCGAGTCGCTGCTCGTGGTTCCCGCGAAACCGTGA
- a CDS encoding amidohydrolase family protein, producing the protein MIDGRFVVDAHVHTPRLPTLKPAWMDWARDFAGTYPWRTVYDDAGSVIPAAMDELMDSEGVDRVLLFCEYSPRATGIQPIEDNLPLVAHNPSRFRLVANVNPHLHHPLRDEVARQLDLGAVALKLHPVHGGFSPADKELYPVYELCASAGVPVILHSGLSVFPGSRASFGDPALLSDVVEDFPTVSFVFAHGGRGWWYDTAAFMAQSRPNVWLDLAGLPPKKLPDYYARFDLPRLARKWIFGTDWPGVPGTAVNVRSIAGLGLPEETLEDVLAGNALRLMPGLK; encoded by the coding sequence ATGATCGACGGTCGTTTCGTGGTCGACGCCCACGTCCACACCCCCCGGCTGCCCACGCTCAAACCGGCCTGGATGGACTGGGCCCGCGACTTCGCCGGCACGTACCCGTGGCGCACGGTCTACGACGACGCGGGTTCCGTGATCCCCGCCGCGATGGACGAGCTGATGGATTCCGAGGGCGTCGACCGCGTACTGCTGTTCTGCGAGTACAGCCCGCGCGCCACCGGCATCCAGCCGATCGAGGACAACCTGCCGCTGGTCGCACACAACCCTTCGCGGTTCCGGTTGGTGGCCAACGTGAACCCGCACCTGCACCACCCGCTTCGCGACGAGGTCGCCCGCCAGCTCGACCTGGGCGCGGTCGCGCTGAAGCTCCACCCCGTGCACGGCGGTTTCTCGCCCGCGGACAAGGAGCTGTACCCCGTCTACGAGCTGTGCGCTTCCGCCGGCGTGCCCGTCATTCTGCACTCGGGCCTCTCGGTGTTTCCCGGCTCCCGCGCGAGCTTCGGCGACCCCGCCCTGCTGTCCGACGTGGTCGAAGACTTCCCCACCGTGAGCTTCGTCTTCGCCCACGGCGGCCGCGGCTGGTGGTACGACACCGCGGCCTTCATGGCCCAGTCGCGCCCCAACGTCTGGCTCGACCTCGCCGGCCTGCCACCCAAGAAACTGCCGGACTACTACGCCCGCTTCGACCTGCCCCGACTGGCCCGCAAGTGGATCTTCGGCACGGACTGGCCGGGCGTGCCAGGGACCGCCGTGAACGTCCGCTCGATCGCCGGGCTGGGCCTGCCGGAGGAAACCTTGGAGGACGTGCTGGCGGGTAATGCGCTGAGGCTGATGCCGGGGTTGAAGTAG
- a CDS encoding RNA polymerase sigma factor, with translation MAEDGELRRISNLVVRVVAADPGLRGDAEDACQAAWAEFLGRPDTVRDHSRLGAWLTTVARRHAIRAVSRRARSAEVEAAVAPAGAAESPEAAALDNDVAIALWRTVDSLPDRHRRLVWLLAHRPELSVREVAAELGISPSSLGKVRSRCLAVLRYRLTAQGYTYP, from the coding sequence ATGGCCGAGGACGGGGAGTTGCGCCGGATTTCGAACCTTGTCGTACGCGTGGTCGCCGCCGACCCGGGGCTGCGCGGCGACGCGGAGGACGCGTGCCAGGCGGCATGGGCCGAGTTCCTCGGCCGGCCGGACACCGTGCGCGACCACTCGCGCCTCGGCGCCTGGCTCACCACGGTCGCCCGGCGGCACGCCATCCGCGCCGTCAGCCGGCGGGCGCGGTCCGCGGAGGTCGAGGCCGCGGTCGCCCCGGCGGGCGCCGCCGAGTCGCCCGAAGCGGCGGCGCTGGACAACGACGTGGCCATCGCGTTGTGGCGCACGGTCGACAGCCTGCCGGACCGCCACCGGCGGCTGGTGTGGTTGCTGGCGCACCGGCCGGAGCTGTCGGTCCGTGAGGTGGCGGCTGAGCTGGGGATTTCGCCGAGCAGCCTGGGCAAGGTGCGGAGCCGGTGCCTCGCCGTGCTGAGGTATCGGCTCACGGCGCAGGGGTACACGTACCCGTGA
- a CDS encoding VOC family protein — protein sequence MLPVSDATRAAHFYADSLGLAPVNTGEDGTQYFAAGAGTIGLRLMPEGAQSPNTALSFEVVDLPAEMTLLERRGVQFQDVDVEGLKTVNHVARVGQERAAWFADSEGNVLCLHEIVD from the coding sequence ATGCTCCCGGTGTCCGACGCCACCCGCGCCGCCCACTTCTACGCCGACTCCCTCGGCCTCGCCCCCGTCAACACCGGCGAAGACGGAACCCAGTACTTCGCCGCCGGAGCCGGCACCATCGGACTGCGGCTGATGCCCGAGGGAGCGCAAAGCCCGAACACGGCGTTGAGCTTCGAGGTCGTCGACCTGCCGGCCGAGATGACTCTGCTGGAGCGGCGCGGGGTGCAGTTCCAGGACGTCGACGTGGAGGGGCTGAAGACCGTCAATCACGTGGCCCGGGTGGGGCAGGAGAGGGCGGCGTGGTTCGCGGATTCGGAGGGGAACGTTTTGTGTCTGCATGAGATCGTAGATTGA
- a CDS encoding MarR family winged helix-turn-helix transcriptional regulator → MTPDPRTDDDEIVTWWGLVIEGYLATQDKLMGEIADRFGIAPASFDILLRLVRSPDHRMPMTRLATEAALSSGGFTKVADRLVAADLICRIPSPDDRRVTFAALTEHGLDVALKARSACAEILRRIVLTPLGDDASALASAMRTLRSANG, encoded by the coding sequence GTGACACCTGACCCGCGCACGGACGACGACGAGATCGTGACCTGGTGGGGCCTCGTGATCGAGGGTTACCTCGCCACGCAGGACAAGCTGATGGGCGAGATCGCCGATCGGTTCGGCATCGCGCCCGCGTCGTTCGACATCCTGCTGAGACTCGTGCGCTCACCCGACCACCGCATGCCGATGACCCGCCTGGCCACCGAGGCGGCGCTGTCCAGCGGTGGCTTCACCAAGGTGGCCGACCGCCTCGTCGCCGCGGACCTCATCTGCCGCATCCCCAGCCCGGACGACCGTCGCGTCACGTTCGCCGCCCTGACCGAGCACGGCCTGGACGTCGCCCTGAAGGCCCGCTCGGCCTGCGCGGAAATCCTGCGCCGTATCGTCCTGACCCCCCTCGGCGACGACGCGTCGGCTCTCGCTTCCGCCATGCGCACCCTGCGGTCGGCCAACGGCTGA
- a CDS encoding ring-cleaving dioxygenase translates to MSIKTSGLHHVTAIGGNPQRNVDFYLRTLGLRLVKTTVNFDDPGTYHLYYGDQSGKPGSLITFFPWSDAPAGRLGTGQATTTAFSVPETSLGWWQQHLKAQGVETSQIRNADNEETLAFRDPDGLQLALVAHPQGDPRDPWDTKLVPAENAIRGLHSVTLSVSKEDATAGMFTDGLGLSFHSQEGNRFRFEAGEGGPGALVDVLVTPETPRGLVATGTVHHVAWRAPDEPTQAAWREELVDKGVNVTSILDRQYFRSIYFREPGGTLLEVATDAPGFTYDEPLLELGRALKLPPWLEPRRDEIEHMLPKLNLPSENNPEQK, encoded by the coding sequence ATGTCCATCAAAACGAGCGGGTTGCACCACGTCACCGCCATCGGCGGCAACCCCCAGCGCAACGTCGACTTCTACCTGCGGACCCTGGGGCTGCGGCTGGTGAAGACGACCGTCAACTTCGACGACCCGGGCACCTACCACCTCTACTACGGCGACCAGTCCGGCAAACCGGGCTCGCTGATCACCTTCTTCCCCTGGTCCGACGCGCCCGCCGGCCGCCTCGGGACCGGCCAGGCGACGACCACGGCGTTCTCCGTGCCGGAGACCTCGCTCGGCTGGTGGCAGCAGCACCTGAAGGCTCAGGGTGTGGAGACGAGCCAGATCCGCAACGCCGACAACGAGGAAACCCTGGCCTTCCGCGACCCCGACGGCCTGCAGCTCGCCCTCGTCGCGCACCCGCAGGGCGACCCGCGCGACCCGTGGGACACGAAGCTCGTCCCGGCGGAGAACGCCATCCGCGGCCTGCACTCCGTCACGCTGTCGGTGTCCAAAGAGGACGCGACGGCCGGCATGTTCACCGACGGCCTCGGCCTTTCCTTCCACAGCCAGGAAGGCAACCGCTTCCGCTTCGAGGCGGGCGAAGGCGGCCCGGGCGCGCTCGTCGACGTGCTCGTGACGCCGGAGACCCCGCGCGGCCTCGTCGCCACGGGCACCGTGCACCACGTGGCCTGGCGCGCGCCCGACGAGCCGACGCAGGCGGCCTGGCGTGAGGAGCTCGTGGACAAGGGTGTCAACGTCACGTCTATTTTGGACCGCCAGTACTTCCGCTCCATCTACTTCCGCGAGCCCGGCGGCACCCTGCTCGAAGTGGCCACGGACGCGCCCGGCTTCACCTACGACGAGCCGCTGCTCGAGCTCGGCCGTGCGCTGAAGCTCCCGCCGTGGCTGGAACCGCGCCGCGACGAGATCGAGCACATGCTGCCCAAGCTGAACCTCCCGAGCGAGAACAACCCGGAGCAGAAGTGA
- a CDS encoding alpha/beta hydrolase, translating into MSTFEHKYTEGQPGLPVLLLLHGTGGGPDDLLGLARELSPGSATLAPAGPVSEFGAARWFRRLAEGVFDHEDVVKRANDLADFVEAAKNEYGFEDRRLVAVGFSNGANIAAAVTLLRPEVLTEAALFSGMSPVPQPPDRDLSDTRVFLSNGEQDPMAPLASTEEYIRLLKERGAEVTTHRQPGGHQITLDGVRAAREWLAR; encoded by the coding sequence GTGAGCACGTTCGAGCACAAGTACACCGAGGGCCAGCCGGGCTTGCCGGTGCTGCTCCTGCTGCACGGCACCGGCGGTGGCCCCGACGACCTGCTCGGCCTCGCCCGTGAGCTGAGCCCCGGCTCGGCCACGCTCGCCCCGGCCGGCCCGGTGTCGGAGTTCGGCGCGGCGCGGTGGTTCCGCCGGCTCGCCGAGGGCGTCTTCGACCACGAAGACGTGGTCAAGCGCGCCAACGACCTCGCCGACTTCGTCGAGGCAGCCAAGAACGAGTACGGTTTCGAAGACCGCCGCCTCGTCGCCGTCGGCTTCTCCAACGGCGCCAACATCGCCGCCGCCGTCACGCTCCTCCGTCCGGAAGTCCTCACCGAAGCCGCGCTGTTCTCCGGCATGTCCCCGGTCCCGCAACCGCCAGACCGCGACCTTTCGGACACGCGTGTCTTCCTGTCCAACGGCGAGCAGGACCCGATGGCCCCCTTGGCTTCCACCGAGGAGTACATCCGCCTGCTCAAGGAGCGGGGCGCCGAAGTGACCACGCACCGCCAGCCCGGCGGGCACCAGATCACGCTCGACGGCGTCCGCGCGGCCCGGGAGTGGCTCGCTCGCTAG
- a CDS encoding dipeptidase — protein MTSGALERATNLLSTTILSDGHNDLPWELRLQGGPDPAAAAAALDLTVRQPSLHTDFPKLADGKLSMQFWSVYVPCQLAGDSAVTAVLEQIELVHQLAQRYPDRLELVTTADEAEAAFAAGKIASLLGAEGGHSINESLGVLRILRRLGVRYMTLTHNFNTPWADSGTDEAAHGGLTDFGREVVRTMNEIGMLVDLSHVAPSTMRAALEVSSAPVIFSHSSCIAVNDHPRNIPDDVLAQLPGNGGVAMITFVPAFISPAVAAWDEQLKAAMAAAGQEFLNLGQRKRFAETWEGPAKPKATVADVVAHVEHAREVAGIDHIGLGGDYDGVGTLPEGMEDVSTYPVLFAALMERGWSDEDCAKLAGRNSLRVLRDVDKH, from the coding sequence ATGACTTCCGGGGCACTCGAACGAGCGACGAACCTGCTGAGCACCACGATCCTGTCCGACGGTCACAACGACCTGCCGTGGGAGCTGCGGCTGCAGGGTGGACCCGACCCCGCAGCCGCGGCCGCGGCGCTCGACCTGACCGTGCGCCAGCCTTCGCTGCACACCGATTTCCCCAAGCTGGCCGACGGAAAGCTCAGCATGCAGTTCTGGTCGGTCTACGTGCCGTGCCAGCTCGCGGGCGACAGCGCCGTCACCGCCGTGCTGGAGCAGATCGAGCTCGTGCACCAGCTCGCGCAGCGCTACCCCGACCGCCTCGAGCTGGTCACCACGGCCGACGAAGCCGAAGCCGCGTTCGCCGCCGGCAAGATCGCGTCGCTGCTCGGCGCCGAAGGTGGCCACAGCATCAACGAATCTCTCGGCGTGCTGCGGATCCTGCGCCGGCTCGGCGTGCGGTACATGACGCTCACGCACAACTTCAACACCCCGTGGGCCGACTCCGGCACGGACGAGGCGGCGCACGGCGGCCTCACCGACTTCGGCCGCGAGGTTGTCCGGACCATGAACGAGATCGGCATGCTCGTGGACCTCTCGCACGTCGCGCCGAGCACCATGCGCGCCGCGCTGGAGGTCAGCAGCGCGCCGGTGATCTTCAGTCACTCCTCGTGCATCGCCGTGAACGACCACCCGCGCAACATCCCCGACGACGTCCTCGCGCAGCTGCCCGGCAACGGCGGCGTCGCCATGATCACCTTCGTACCGGCCTTCATCTCCCCGGCCGTCGCCGCGTGGGACGAGCAGCTCAAGGCCGCGATGGCCGCCGCCGGCCAGGAGTTCCTCAACCTCGGGCAGCGCAAACGCTTCGCCGAGACGTGGGAGGGGCCGGCGAAGCCCAAGGCGACCGTCGCCGACGTCGTGGCGCACGTCGAGCACGCGCGTGAGGTCGCGGGCATCGACCACATCGGCCTCGGCGGCGACTACGACGGCGTCGGCACGCTCCCGGAAGGGATGGAAGACGTCTCGACCTACCCCGTGCTGTTCGCCGCCCTGATGGAACGCGGCTGGAGCGACGAGGACTGCGCGAAGCTCGCCGGCCGCAACTCGCTGCGGGTGCTGCGTGACGTGGACAAGCACTGA
- a CDS encoding LapA family protein: MSHARSDNPTGATSPGTPEVPGVEVPGTGPLTTDPTTTAPPTTTKRRPTRVSGAWIAAIVAIVLLAFLLVFILQNLDSVTVHFLGMAGNLPLGIAMLLAALGGMVVIALVGGARIMQLRKQTKRQRH, translated from the coding sequence ATGTCCCACGCGCGAAGTGACAACCCCACCGGGGCCACGAGCCCCGGGACCCCTGAGGTGCCGGGTGTCGAGGTGCCCGGGACCGGTCCGCTCACCACTGACCCCACCACGACCGCACCGCCCACGACCACGAAACGCCGGCCAACCCGGGTCAGCGGGGCGTGGATCGCGGCGATCGTGGCCATCGTGCTGCTGGCGTTCCTGCTGGTGTTCATCCTGCAGAACCTCGACAGCGTCACGGTGCACTTCCTCGGCATGGCCGGGAACCTGCCGCTCGGCATCGCGATGCTCCTGGCCGCCCTCGGCGGCATGGTGGTCATCGCCCTCGTCGGCGGCGCCCGGATCATGCAGCTGAGGAAGCAGACCAAGCGTCAGCGGCACTGA
- a CDS encoding maleylpyruvate isomerase family mycothiol-dependent enzyme has protein sequence MTATVWGPPIDVLPLFAREEQALVSVLTDLDAGQWAAPTACPGWTVHDVAAHILGDKLGRLSRDRDGYHIEEPREGEPFPAFLHRINDEWVRACRRLSPEVLFALLVDSTAQLTDMWKRHDLDELGGPVTWAGPEPAPRWLDVAREYTELWVHQQQIREAVGAPLLDDPEFRAPVVDTFMRALPHALRDVEARSGRQVGYTVTGSSGGQWTARAAAKGWTLDRGAPTSRSPLASVTTDADTFWHLCTRALKPADVEDRVTAKGDESVCATVLEMVSVIA, from the coding sequence ATGACCGCCACCGTCTGGGGACCGCCGATCGACGTCCTCCCGCTGTTCGCTCGCGAGGAACAAGCCCTGGTCAGCGTGCTCACGGACCTCGACGCCGGCCAGTGGGCCGCGCCGACGGCGTGCCCCGGCTGGACCGTGCACGACGTGGCCGCCCACATCCTGGGCGACAAGCTCGGGCGGCTGTCCCGGGACCGCGACGGCTACCACATCGAGGAGCCGCGCGAGGGCGAGCCGTTCCCGGCGTTCCTGCACCGGATCAACGACGAGTGGGTGCGCGCGTGCCGCCGGCTCTCACCCGAAGTGCTGTTCGCGCTGCTCGTGGACAGCACCGCGCAGCTCACCGACATGTGGAAGCGCCACGACCTCGACGAGCTGGGCGGACCCGTCACGTGGGCGGGCCCGGAGCCGGCACCGCGCTGGCTGGACGTGGCGCGCGAGTACACCGAGCTGTGGGTGCACCAGCAGCAGATCCGCGAAGCCGTGGGCGCTCCGCTGCTCGACGATCCCGAGTTCCGGGCGCCGGTGGTGGACACGTTCATGCGCGCCTTGCCCCACGCGCTGCGCGACGTCGAAGCCCGCAGCGGCCGTCAGGTCGGCTACACCGTGACGGGCTCGAGCGGGGGCCAGTGGACCGCTCGCGCGGCGGCGAAGGGCTGGACGCTGGATCGCGGCGCGCCGACCTCACGCAGCCCGCTGGCCTCGGTCACCACGGACGCGGACACGTTCTGGCACCTCTGCACGCGCGCGCTGAAACCCGCCGACGTCGAGGACCGCGTGACGGCGAAGGGCGACGAAAGCGTTTGCGCGACGGTGCTCGAGATGGTTTCGGTCATCGCCTGA
- a CDS encoding Abi-alpha family protein codes for MDSQRPNGRGSAEDVVNVARRAGQLAGWAARAGFGLTRKLPGLDQAERGIRQVERSLLSELRRRLDEVDDPYHAALTAASAMNRGDNSGRVFEGTVTLVPARDHEEPLRAAMAELLNHSIGFGRERAREYFYAIILRQLTPDEARILAALSDGSPFPAIDVAERTNLGGAGRIVLRNASTVGKAAGVSLPDQVPGYLTRLIGLGLVDLDEEVPALETQYEILLTDETVRGVEKQVKRVKVIRRTVHISRLGAQFWQACDPSLG; via the coding sequence GTGGACAGTCAGCGACCGAACGGCCGGGGCTCGGCCGAGGACGTGGTCAACGTGGCTCGCCGCGCCGGGCAGCTGGCCGGCTGGGCCGCGCGCGCCGGCTTCGGGCTCACCCGCAAGCTGCCCGGGCTCGACCAGGCCGAGCGTGGGATCCGGCAGGTGGAGCGCAGCCTGCTCAGCGAGCTGCGCCGCCGTCTCGACGAGGTCGATGACCCGTACCACGCGGCCCTCACCGCGGCGTCGGCCATGAACCGCGGCGACAACAGCGGCCGCGTTTTCGAAGGCACCGTGACGCTCGTGCCCGCCCGCGACCACGAAGAGCCGCTGCGCGCGGCGATGGCCGAGCTGCTCAACCACTCCATCGGCTTCGGCCGCGAGCGCGCCCGCGAGTACTTCTACGCGATCATCCTGCGCCAGCTCACGCCCGACGAGGCGCGCATTCTCGCGGCGCTGTCCGACGGTTCGCCGTTCCCCGCCATCGACGTCGCCGAGCGCACGAACCTCGGCGGCGCGGGGCGGATCGTGCTGCGCAACGCGTCAACCGTCGGCAAGGCGGCCGGGGTGTCGCTGCCCGACCAGGTGCCCGGTTACCTCACGCGGCTGATCGGGCTGGGCCTGGTCGACCTCGACGAAGAGGTGCCGGCGCTGGAGACGCAGTACGAGATCCTCCTGACCGACGAGACCGTGCGTGGAGTGGAGAAGCAGGTGAAGCGGGTGAAGGTGATCCGCCGGACCGTGCACATCTCCCGGCTCGGGGCTCAGTTCTGGCAGGCCTGCGACCCGAGCCTGGGCTAG
- a CDS encoding DUF445 domain-containing protein codes for MGAFLAGLLDDFARHWPLYVSIPVVAALIGYGTKLVAIRMMFQPVEFLGIKPFLGWQGIVPKRAARMASIACDTMTEQLIKPAEIVARLDADRIAQEIAKPLQAAVEDIVREVAGHYQPGLWESLPVGVQRLVIQRVQTESPHMVKAVLELIKFDVDSVFDLKGMVVTSLVKDKRLLNRIFQEAGEQEFKFIARSGLFFGGLIGVIQMVAWVLFKFPPIMPIFGLFTGWFTDWLALRMIFYPLEPKRYFGVQWQGLFLKRRGEVAEAYGALIAKEIITPHNVIEAILQGPLSDRVLALIQRQLDVEIGRAANVAKPLLVFAIGSRRYQDVKFAISEQIMAHLPDTMRYIEDYATDAMDIRNVLVTKMKELSPEEFEQLLRPAFQQDEWILIATGAVLGFCVGEGQVLLLEHLAT; via the coding sequence GTGGGCGCGTTCCTCGCGGGCCTGCTCGACGATTTCGCCCGCCACTGGCCGCTCTATGTTTCGATCCCCGTCGTCGCCGCGCTCATCGGGTACGGCACGAAGCTCGTGGCGATCCGCATGATGTTCCAGCCCGTGGAGTTCCTCGGGATCAAGCCGTTCCTCGGCTGGCAGGGCATCGTGCCGAAACGCGCGGCGCGCATGGCGAGCATCGCGTGCGACACGATGACCGAGCAGCTGATCAAGCCGGCTGAGATCGTCGCGCGCCTCGACGCCGACCGGATCGCCCAGGAGATCGCGAAACCGCTGCAGGCGGCGGTCGAGGACATCGTGCGCGAGGTCGCCGGGCACTACCAGCCGGGCCTGTGGGAATCGCTGCCGGTGGGCGTGCAGCGGCTGGTGATCCAGCGCGTGCAGACCGAGTCGCCGCACATGGTCAAGGCCGTGCTGGAGCTCATAAAGTTCGATGTGGACAGTGTGTTCGACCTCAAGGGCATGGTCGTCACCAGCCTGGTGAAGGACAAGCGCCTGCTCAACCGGATCTTCCAGGAGGCGGGCGAGCAGGAGTTCAAGTTCATCGCGCGCTCGGGCCTGTTCTTCGGCGGGCTGATCGGCGTGATCCAGATGGTGGCGTGGGTGCTGTTCAAGTTCCCGCCGATCATGCCGATCTTCGGCCTGTTCACGGGCTGGTTCACCGACTGGCTCGCGCTGCGCATGATCTTCTACCCGCTGGAGCCCAAGCGGTACTTCGGCGTGCAGTGGCAGGGCCTGTTCCTGAAGCGGCGCGGGGAGGTGGCCGAGGCGTACGGCGCGCTGATCGCCAAGGAGATCATCACGCCGCACAACGTGATCGAGGCGATCCTGCAGGGACCGTTGTCCGACCGCGTGCTGGCGTTGATCCAGCGCCAGCTCGACGTCGAGATCGGCCGCGCGGCCAACGTCGCGAAGCCGCTGCTGGTGTTCGCCATCGGCAGCCGCCGCTACCAGGACGTGAAGTTCGCGATCTCCGAGCAGATCATGGCGCACCTGCCCGACACCATGCGCTACATCGAGGACTACGCCACCGACGCGATGGACATCCGCAACGTGCTGGTCACCAAGATGAAGGAGCTCTCGCCCGAGGAGTTCGAGCAGCTGCTGCGCCCGGCGTTCCAGCAGGACGAGTGGATCCTCATCGCGACGGGCGCTGTACTCGGGTTTTGTGTAGGAGAGGGCCAAGTTCTGCTGCTGGAGCACCTCGCGACCTGA